One genomic segment of Candidatus Rokuibacteriota bacterium includes these proteins:
- a CDS encoding bifunctional nuclease family protein — MVLMRIVELACGADQHRAIVVLEDMERHIKLAFSTDPHEAHRLAREMGHARCSCNPVYDFMQSLLGAFRATISHVVLDDMGSKGIGALVCLRQGDVGLTLSCYPPDALALALRTKVPIYATEAVLARAEARSAPGTLPAGPAEVTGWLEQVKPDDF, encoded by the coding sequence ATGGTCCTGATGCGAATCGTGGAACTTGCCTGTGGCGCTGACCAGCACAGAGCCATCGTCGTGCTGGAAGACATGGAGCGCCACATCAAGCTCGCCTTCTCGACCGATCCGCATGAGGCCCATCGCCTCGCCCGGGAGATGGGGCACGCTCGGTGCAGCTGTAACCCTGTCTACGACTTTATGCAGTCCCTTCTGGGGGCATTTCGGGCCACGATCAGCCACGTCGTGCTGGACGATATGGGGAGCAAAGGGATCGGCGCTCTCGTCTGTTTGCGCCAAGGTGACGTGGGGCTGACGCTTTCCTGTTACCCCCCGGATGCGCTCGCCCTGGCGCTGAGGACGAAAGTTCCCATCTACGCGACCGAGGCAGTCCTCGCGCGTGCGGAGGCGCGATCAGCCCCGGGAACCCTTCCAGCTGGACCCGCGGAAGTCACGGGGTGGCTTGAGCAGGTGAAACCCGATGACTTCTGA
- a CDS encoding PaaI family thioesterase: MSMIVDSACGFAALSLFPPDASVLTAEYKINLLAPAREGRLR; the protein is encoded by the coding sequence ATGAGCATGATCGTGGACAGCGCGTGCGGCTTCGCCGCGCTGAGTTTGTTCCCACCCGACGCCTCAGTTCTCACGGCCGAGTACAAGATCAACCTGCTGGCCCCGGCTCGGGAAGGTAGGCTGAGATAA